Proteins co-encoded in one Acidobacteriota bacterium genomic window:
- a CDS encoding DUF3052 family protein → MNTGYSATPLSKKLGMKAGMAVLAVNAPDDYGQLVAPVPDGVEIFEGGQRADIEIAHLFTNSRDELFSQLAVLRHRIKQDGSIWVSWYKKAAKLPTEITEDTIREAAFPLGLVDVKVCAVDEKWSGLKLVIRKENRI, encoded by the coding sequence ATGAATACCGGATATTCGGCAACGCCGCTCTCAAAGAAGTTGGGGATGAAGGCGGGCATGGCGGTGTTGGCTGTGAATGCGCCTGATGATTATGGGCAGTTGGTTGCTCCGGTGCCGGATGGGGTGGAGATCTTTGAGGGCGGGCAGCGGGCCGATATAGAGATCGCGCATCTTTTCACGAACAGCCGCGACGAGCTTTTTTCCCAGCTTGCGGTGCTTCGGCATCGTATTAAACAGGACGGTTCGATCTGGGTCTCGTGGTACAAAAAGGCGGCGAAGCTGCCGACCGAGATCACCGAGGATACCATCCGCGAAGCCGCGTTTCCGCTCGGGCTGGTGGACGTCAAAGTTTGTGCGGTAGACGAGAAATGGTCAGGGTTGAAATTGGTTATTCGCAAAGAAAATCGGATATAA
- a CDS encoding YegP family protein has translation MAGKFELKVSANGKYHFNLKAGNGQIILSSEMYESKAAAENGIASVQKNGGDDARFERKESSNGKPYFNLKASNGQVIGKSEMYESVASMENGIESVKKNAPDATTVEV, from the coding sequence ATGGCAGGTAAATTTGAGTTAAAGGTGAGTGCAAACGGCAAATATCACTTCAATCTAAAGGCCGGCAATGGCCAGATCATCCTCTCGAGCGAAATGTATGAATCGAAGGCCGCAGCTGAAAATGGCATCGCTTCGGTGCAGAAAAATGGCGGCGACGACGCTCGCTTTGAACGAAAAGAATCATCGAACGGCAAACCGTATTTCAACCTCAAAGCCTCGAACGGCCAGGTGATCGGAAAAAGCGAAATGTATGAGTCGGTCGCCTCTATGGAAAATGGCATCGAATCCGTCAAAAAGAACGCTCCCGACGCAACGACTGTCGAAGTCTAG
- a CDS encoding SRPBCC domain-containing protein, giving the protein MARDWSTFTRRITVGSPIHAIYEAWAIPSQIERWFLRAAEYSGADGSPRNQDRPVEPGDLYHWRWHGYLDDVSESGMIAEANGHDRFAFTFTQNCLVTVTIKEESDESVVELTQSRIPDDPDRGIYVDCSYGWTFYLGNLKSILEGGIDLRNRNIHIKNVVNC; this is encoded by the coding sequence ATGGCTCGCGACTGGAGCACATTCACGCGTCGAATTACGGTCGGTTCGCCGATCCACGCCATCTATGAGGCGTGGGCGATCCCGTCCCAGATCGAGCGATGGTTCCTGCGGGCGGCGGAATATTCCGGTGCCGACGGCAGCCCACGCAATCAAGATCGCCCGGTCGAGCCCGGCGATCTTTATCACTGGCGATGGCACGGGTATCTCGATGACGTGAGCGAGAGCGGCATGATCGCGGAGGCTAACGGCCACGATCGATTTGCTTTCACATTTACGCAGAACTGCCTGGTAACCGTTACGATCAAAGAAGAAAGCGACGAGAGCGTCGTTGAACTAACGCAAAGCCGAATTCCTGACGATCCCGACCGCGGAATTTACGTCGATTGTTCCTACGGCTGGACATTCTACCTCGGCAATCTCAAATCCATCCTCGAAGGCGGCATCGACCTGCGAAACCGGAATATTCATATCAAAAACGTTGTAAACTGCTAG
- a CDS encoding sodium-translocating pyrophosphatase, with the protein MNSYVIYLVPALGVLGLIVMAIKSAWVSKQDAGDPNMQELAGYIADGAMAFLKAEWRVLSVFVLFTAVLLAYSGTIHEVNGKEIHSSWVISIAFIIGAVFSATAGYIGMKVATKANVRTTQAARTSLKQALKVSFTGGTVMGLGVAGLAVFGLGGLFIAFLALFAGLGANQVKTAIEVLTGFSLGAESIALFARVGGGIYTKAADVGADLVGKVEAGIPEDDVRNPATIADNVGDNVGDVAGMGADLFGSYVATILATMVLGQEIKVVDSFGGMSPILLPMVICGLGIVFSIAGCALVTIKDDKSSVQNALNIGNWSSIVLTVIASYFVVMWMLPENLTWSNPARGAAFTRNGVFGAIVVGSIVGAIMSIVTEYFTAMGKKPVLSIVRQSSTGHATNIIGGLSVGMKSTVIPVLTLAGGIIASYYFAGLYGVAIAAAGMMATTAMQLAIDAFGPIADNAGGIAEMSQLPPEVRERTDNLDAVGNTTAATGKGFAIASAALTSLALFAAFVGMAGIDRIDIYKANVLAGLFVGGMIPFIFSALCIQAVGKAAMEMVEEVRRQFREIPGIMEHKAKPEYEKCVAISTNASIRQMMMPGAIALITPVLVGFTFGPEVLGGLLAGVTVSGVLMGIFQSNAGGAWDNAKKSFEKGVEINGEMYYKGSEPHKASVTGDTVGDPFKDTSGPSMNILIKLMSIVSLVIAPFISGISR; encoded by the coding sequence ATGAACAGTTACGTGATTTATTTAGTGCCCGCGTTGGGAGTTTTGGGGTTGATCGTGATGGCGATCAAGTCGGCATGGGTCAGTAAGCAGGATGCGGGTGACCCGAACATGCAGGAGCTCGCCGGCTATATTGCCGACGGAGCGATGGCGTTTTTGAAGGCCGAATGGCGAGTGCTCAGCGTCTTTGTTCTATTCACCGCCGTACTGCTCGCTTATTCCGGAACGATCCATGAGGTAAACGGCAAAGAGATCCACTCGAGCTGGGTCATTTCGATCGCCTTTATAATCGGTGCGGTTTTCTCCGCGACCGCGGGCTACATCGGGATGAAGGTCGCGACCAAGGCAAACGTCCGCACGACCCAAGCTGCCCGCACAAGCCTCAAACAGGCACTGAAAGTCTCATTCACCGGCGGAACGGTGATGGGCCTCGGCGTTGCCGGCCTGGCGGTTTTTGGACTGGGCGGCCTGTTCATTGCCTTCCTCGCACTGTTCGCGGGCCTGGGAGCAAATCAAGTAAAGACAGCGATCGAGGTGTTGACCGGTTTCTCGCTCGGAGCTGAGTCGATCGCACTCTTTGCACGCGTCGGCGGTGGTATTTATACCAAAGCGGCCGACGTCGGGGCCGACCTGGTTGGTAAGGTCGAGGCGGGAATTCCCGAGGACGACGTTCGTAACCCTGCGACCATAGCCGATAACGTCGGCGATAACGTGGGCGACGTTGCCGGTATGGGAGCCGATCTTTTCGGTTCGTACGTCGCGACGATCCTTGCAACCATGGTTTTGGGACAAGAGATCAAGGTAGTGGATTCATTCGGCGGCATGTCGCCGATCCTGTTGCCGATGGTTATCTGCGGTCTCGGCATCGTTTTTTCGATCGCCGGCTGCGCACTGGTCACGATCAAGGACGATAAATCCAGCGTCCAAAATGCTCTGAATATCGGCAATTGGTCGTCGATCGTGCTAACGGTCATCGCTTCGTATTTCGTTGTGATGTGGATGCTGCCCGAAAACTTGACGTGGTCCAACCCGGCTCGTGGAGCCGCTTTCACCCGAAACGGTGTATTCGGTGCTATCGTCGTCGGCAGCATTGTCGGTGCGATCATGAGTATCGTTACTGAATATTTCACCGCCATGGGCAAAAAGCCGGTGCTGTCGATCGTTCGCCAATCCTCAACCGGGCACGCGACAAATATCATCGGCGGCTTGTCGGTCGGCATGAAGTCGACGGTCATCCCCGTACTGACGCTCGCCGGCGGTATCATCGCTTCATACTATTTTGCAGGTTTGTATGGTGTGGCTATTGCCGCTGCCGGCATGATGGCGACAACAGCCATGCAGCTCGCGATCGATGCCTTTGGCCCGATCGCCGACAACGCCGGCGGTATCGCGGAAATGAGCCAGCTGCCGCCTGAGGTACGCGAAAGAACGGACAATCTCGATGCAGTCGGAAATACAACGGCCGCAACCGGAAAGGGCTTTGCGATCGCATCAGCAGCCCTGACATCGCTCGCTTTGTTCGCAGCTTTCGTCGGAATGGCCGGCATCGACCGTATCGACATCTACAAAGCGAACGTCCTCGCCGGCCTGTTTGTCGGTGGAATGATCCCGTTCATCTTTTCGGCGTTGTGCATCCAGGCGGTTGGTAAGGCCGCGATGGAAATGGTTGAAGAAGTTCGCCGCCAGTTCCGCGAGATTCCGGGCATTATGGAGCACAAAGCTAAGCCGGAATACGAAAAATGCGTTGCCATTTCAACCAACGCATCGATCAGACAAATGATGATGCCGGGAGCCATCGCTCTGATCACTCCGGTTCTCGTCGGGTTTACATTCGGGCCCGAGGTTCTGGGCGGCTTGCTCGCGGGTGTCACCGTATCCGGAGTTCTGATGGGGATCTTCCAGTCAAATGCCGGCGGTGCATGGGACAATGCGAAAAAGTCGTTTGAAAAAGGCGTCGAGATAAACGGAGAGATGTACTACAAAGGATCGGAGCCCCACAAAGCATCTGTTACAGGAGACACGGTCGGTGATCCGTTCAAAGACACATCGGGTCCCTCGATGAACATCCTGATCAAGCTGATGTCAATTGTGTCGTTGGTCATCGCACCTTTCATTTCCGGAATTTCGAGATAG
- a CDS encoding YdeI/OmpD-associated family protein produces the protein MPTIDPRVDAYIEKSNDFAKPILRHIRALVHEACPDLTETMKWSFPHFDYKGMFCSMASFKGHCAFGFWKHSLMDDAALPSEKTAMGSFGRITAISDLPDDETMKALIIKAVKLNDDGVKVVKTKPAAERKELVVPDILLEALARDEAAAATFNNFPYSKKKDYVEWISGAKSEATRDKRLATTIEWLAEGKARNWKYENC, from the coding sequence ATGCCGACGATAGATCCGCGAGTTGACGCGTATATTGAGAAGTCGAACGATTTTGCGAAGCCGATACTTCGCCACATTCGGGCTCTGGTTCACGAGGCTTGTCCTGATCTGACGGAGACTATGAAGTGGAGCTTTCCGCATTTCGACTACAAAGGGATGTTTTGCAGCATGGCGTCGTTCAAGGGGCATTGTGCTTTCGGTTTTTGGAAGCATTCGCTGATGGACGATGCGGCTTTGCCGAGCGAAAAGACGGCGATGGGCAGCTTTGGGCGGATCACCGCGATCAGCGACCTGCCCGACGACGAGACGATGAAGGCGCTCATCATCAAGGCCGTAAAGCTCAACGACGACGGTGTAAAAGTGGTAAAGACGAAGCCTGCTGCCGAAAGAAAAGAGTTGGTCGTGCCCGATATTTTACTCGAAGCCCTCGCTCGCGACGAGGCTGCGGCCGCGACGTTTAACAATTTTCCATATTCGAAAAAGAAGGATTACGTTGAATGGATATCAGGAGCGAAATCAGAAGCGACTCGCGATAAACGGCTGGCCACCACCATCGAATGGCTCGCTGAGGGCAAGGCGAGGAACTGGAAGTACGAAAATTGCTAA
- a CDS encoding GxxExxY protein, producing MSELLYKEEVYLIAGAMFEVYKTLGIGFLEPIYQEALAVEFTKRSIPFEREKPLELYYKDVLLEKKYCPDFVCFGEIILELKVLPKLSNIEVAQLLNYLKITKMKLGVLANFGSTPHLEWKRYVL from the coding sequence ATGTCCGAGTTGTTGTATAAGGAAGAGGTTTACCTGATTGCGGGGGCAATGTTCGAAGTATATAAGACGCTCGGGATCGGCTTCCTCGAACCAATTTACCAAGAGGCTTTGGCGGTTGAGTTTACAAAAAGATCGATTCCGTTTGAACGTGAAAAACCGTTGGAATTGTATTACAAGGATGTATTGTTGGAAAAGAAGTATTGTCCTGATTTCGTGTGTTTCGGAGAGATAATTCTTGAGCTCAAGGTATTGCCGAAGCTTTCAAATATTGAGGTTGCTCAACTCCTAAACTATCTAAAGATCACAAAAATGAAATTAGGAGTCTTAGCAAATTTTGGAAGCACACCGCATCTCGAATGGAAACGATACGTGCTTTAA
- a CDS encoding SDR family oxidoreductase, whose translation MRILLTGANGYIGKRLLPLLIQQGCEVVCAVRDKARFPVDGFYADPKVSVVEIDFLKDSSARPELQEIDAAYYLIHSMSDDDSSGFEKLEETAASNFVKLVDQTSAKQIIYLGGITNEKILSKHLASRKKVDEVLRTSKVPVTSLKAAIIVGSGSSSFEIIRDLAEKLPIMITPKWLNTKTQPIASRNVLEYLTGVLMREDTYGQSYDIGGPDVMTYKEMLLQFAEVRGLKRYIFTVPIMTPKLSSYWLYFVTSTSYRLAVNLVNSMKVEVIAEPNDLGKRLGIQPMTYRESVKLAFQKIGQNSVLSSWKDSLVSSYRDNSLREHLEVPVNGCFVDERHIPITTDVDQVLDNIWSIGGKRGWYYTNWLWSIRGIMDKMFGGVGLRRGRTNLNSINAGDTLDFWRVLVADKSQKRLLLYAEMKLPGEAWLEFMIVEKDGQDYLKQTATFRPKGLFGRLYWYSVLPFHYFVFQGMAENIVSFKPS comes from the coding sequence ATGAGAATTCTACTCACCGGAGCCAACGGCTATATCGGCAAGCGACTTCTGCCTCTTCTAATACAGCAGGGGTGCGAGGTCGTCTGCGCGGTCCGCGATAAGGCCCGGTTTCCCGTCGATGGTTTCTATGCCGATCCGAAAGTTTCGGTGGTCGAGATCGACTTTCTAAAGGATAGTTCAGCTCGACCTGAGCTGCAGGAGATCGATGCCGCGTACTATCTGATCCATTCGATGAGTGACGACGACTCGTCCGGATTCGAAAAGCTGGAGGAGACCGCCGCATCGAATTTTGTTAAGTTGGTCGACCAAACATCCGCGAAACAGATCATCTATCTCGGCGGGATCACGAACGAGAAAATACTCTCGAAACACCTAGCGTCAAGGAAGAAAGTCGACGAGGTTCTGCGTACTAGCAAGGTTCCGGTGACGTCGCTCAAGGCCGCGATAATTGTCGGCTCGGGAAGCTCTTCGTTCGAGATCATCCGCGATCTGGCCGAGAAGCTCCCCATAATGATCACGCCGAAATGGCTGAATACAAAGACCCAGCCCATCGCTAGCCGCAACGTACTCGAATATCTGACCGGCGTCCTGATGCGCGAGGACACCTACGGACAGTCCTACGACATCGGCGGCCCGGACGTAATGACGTACAAGGAAATGCTGCTCCAATTTGCGGAAGTTCGCGGATTGAAACGGTATATTTTTACGGTTCCGATAATGACGCCAAAGCTTTCGTCATACTGGCTGTATTTTGTAACGAGCACGTCCTACCGGCTCGCCGTCAATCTGGTCAATAGTATGAAAGTCGAGGTCATCGCGGAGCCAAACGATCTCGGCAAACGACTCGGTATTCAACCGATGACCTACAGAGAGTCGGTGAAGCTCGCTTTTCAAAAAATTGGTCAGAACAGTGTGCTTTCAAGCTGGAAAGATTCGCTCGTCTCGAGCTATCGGGACAATTCCTTGCGTGAGCATCTAGAAGTGCCGGTTAACGGGTGCTTTGTTGACGAACGGCATATCCCGATCACAACTGACGTTGATCAGGTGCTCGACAACATCTGGTCGATCGGCGGGAAGCGCGGCTGGTATTACACGAACTGGCTGTGGTCGATCAGAGGCATTATGGACAAGATGTTTGGCGGCGTCGGGCTTCGTCGTGGCAGGACCAACCTCAACAGCATTAACGCGGGTGATACGCTCGATTTTTGGCGTGTTTTGGTTGCCGACAAATCGCAAAAAAGGCTATTGCTTTATGCCGAAATGAAGCTGCCCGGCGAAGCCTGGCTGGAATTCATGATCGTCGAAAAGGACGGGCAAGACTATCTGAAACAAACAGCCACGTTCCGTCCCAAGGGCCTTTTCGGCCGCCTATATTGGTACTCGGTCCTGCCGTTCCACTATTTCGTGTTTCAAGGAATGGCAGAAAATATCGTCAGCTTTAAGCCGTCTTAA
- a CDS encoding DUF1343 domain-containing protein, with product MYRTILGIERLLSDKIGLIRGLRIGLVCNQASVIPDTFVHAADAFGECSEFQLTTLFGPQHGIRGDVQDNMIETPHTVDERTGKPVYSLYSETREPTEDMVKDIDAFVIDLQDVGCRIYTFVYTMANCMRAAKQFGKKVIVCDRPNPINGLGVEGNITEHEFKSFVGQFELPTRHGMTIGELAQMFNEHFGIGCDLTVVKMGGWGREMWGDHTGLPWILPSPNIPTVDSCVVFPATVHIEGTEISEGRGTTKPFELNGAPFIDPYEWVRELEKFNFEGVKFRHVFFRPTFQKCAEQTCGGVQIHVTDREAFTPVIVGIAMIKTAYDMYTEHFQWKQEAYEYVFDVNPFDVVCGTDKIRKQIESGVSLAEIEADWADGLAAFREARKPYLMY from the coding sequence ATGTATAGAACAATCCTTGGTATCGAACGTCTCCTTTCCGACAAGATCGGCCTTATTCGAGGGCTTCGCATCGGCCTTGTATGTAATCAGGCCTCGGTCATTCCTGATACATTTGTCCACGCGGCTGACGCCTTTGGTGAATGCAGCGAATTTCAGCTGACAACGCTCTTTGGCCCGCAGCATGGGATTCGCGGCGATGTGCAGGACAACATGATCGAGACACCGCACACTGTCGACGAACGCACAGGCAAGCCCGTTTACTCGCTCTACAGCGAAACGCGCGAACCGACGGAGGATATGGTCAAGGACATCGATGCCTTTGTCATCGATCTGCAGGACGTCGGCTGCCGCATCTACACGTTCGTTTATACGATGGCGAACTGTATGCGGGCGGCGAAACAGTTCGGCAAAAAAGTGATCGTCTGCGACCGGCCGAATCCGATCAACGGCCTGGGCGTCGAGGGGAACATCACTGAACACGAGTTCAAATCTTTTGTCGGCCAATTCGAATTGCCGACCCGACACGGAATGACGATCGGCGAGCTCGCGCAGATGTTCAACGAACATTTCGGGATCGGCTGCGACCTGACGGTTGTAAAAATGGGTGGCTGGGGCCGTGAAATGTGGGGCGACCATACCGGTTTGCCTTGGATCCTGCCTTCGCCGAACATTCCGACCGTCGACAGTTGCGTCGTTTTCCCTGCGACCGTTCATATCGAGGGCACCGAGATAAGCGAAGGCCGCGGTACTACCAAACCATTCGAGCTGAACGGCGCACCGTTTATTGATCCTTACGAATGGGTTCGCGAGCTGGAAAAATTCAACTTTGAGGGAGTTAAATTCCGTCACGTCTTTTTCCGCCCGACATTCCAAAAATGCGCCGAACAAACATGCGGCGGCGTCCAGATCCACGTCACCGACCGCGAGGCCTTCACGCCCGTCATCGTCGGAATCGCCATGATCAAGACCGCCTACGATATGTACACAGAGCACTTCCAGTGGAAACAGGAAGCGTACGAATATGTCTTTGACGTAAACCCGTTCGATGTCGTCTGCGGCACGGATAAGATCCGTAAACAGATCGAAAGCGGCGTCTCGCTCGCCGAGATCGAGGCAGATTGGGCCGACGGGCTGGCCGCGTTCCGCGAGGCGAGGAAGCCGTATTTGATGTATTGA
- a CDS encoding DUF853 family protein yields the protein MTEPILVAKIDANEFFLLPQMANRHGVITGATGTGKTVTLQKLAEGFSSRGVPVFMADIKGDLTGVTQIGGGNPKIDARNTQLGITPAFEQFPATVWDVFGKQGHPLRATVSEMGPLLLSRLLQLNDTQEGVLSIAFKWADDNGLMLLDLKDLQALMQYVGTNADELTLQYGNVSTASVGAIQRGLLQIDEQGGDQFFGEPAVKLEDFMQTVGGKGVLNLLAADQLINAPKLYSTFLLWLLSELFESLPEAGDLEKPKLVFFFDEAHLLFSDAPQALIDKVEQVVRLIRSKGVGVYFVTQNPADIPEKVLAQLGNRVQHALRAYTPQEQKGVRAAASSFRVNPKIDTETVITELGVGEVLISTLDEKGVPTMVDRAFVVPPAGHIGPITPEQRQQLIANSLVAGVYENAVDRESAYELLQVKAEARAAEQQQLAEAEAAAKEAEKAAKDEERAAKSSSRNDSLIESVTKSVARSASSSIGRQIGNSIVRGVLGSIFGGKSKKSWF from the coding sequence ATGACAGAACCAATTCTCGTTGCCAAAATTGATGCCAACGAATTTTTCCTTTTGCCGCAGATGGCCAATCGCCACGGCGTTATTACAGGTGCGACCGGAACGGGTAAAACCGTTACGCTGCAAAAGCTAGCTGAGGGATTTAGCTCGCGCGGTGTTCCGGTTTTTATGGCCGATATCAAAGGTGACCTGACCGGGGTTACGCAAATTGGCGGCGGCAATCCGAAGATCGACGCGCGTAATACCCAGCTCGGCATCACGCCCGCTTTCGAACAATTTCCGGCGACGGTGTGGGATGTTTTTGGCAAGCAAGGGCATCCGCTGCGGGCGACGGTTTCGGAAATGGGGCCGCTGCTGCTCTCGCGGCTTTTGCAGCTCAACGACACACAGGAAGGCGTGCTGTCGATCGCGTTCAAGTGGGCCGACGACAACGGGCTCATGCTGCTCGACCTGAAGGATCTGCAGGCACTGATGCAGTATGTCGGCACGAATGCCGATGAATTGACGCTGCAGTACGGCAACGTCTCGACCGCTTCGGTCGGTGCGATCCAACGCGGGCTTTTGCAGATCGATGAGCAGGGCGGCGATCAATTCTTTGGCGAACCAGCCGTCAAGCTCGAAGATTTCATGCAGACCGTCGGCGGAAAAGGCGTTTTGAACCTGCTCGCGGCCGATCAGCTCATTAATGCTCCAAAACTATATTCGACGTTCCTGCTCTGGCTGCTTTCCGAGCTTTTTGAATCGCTGCCCGAAGCCGGCGACCTTGAAAAACCGAAGCTCGTTTTCTTCTTCGACGAAGCGCATCTGCTTTTTTCAGACGCTCCGCAGGCTCTGATCGATAAGGTCGAGCAGGTCGTTCGACTGATCCGTTCCAAGGGTGTCGGCGTTTATTTTGTCACGCAAAACCCGGCCGATATTCCGGAAAAGGTTCTCGCTCAACTCGGCAACCGTGTTCAGCACGCCCTCAGGGCTTACACTCCGCAGGAGCAGAAAGGCGTTCGTGCGGCGGCGAGCTCGTTCCGCGTAAATCCGAAGATCGATACTGAAACCGTCATCACCGAACTCGGCGTCGGTGAGGTTTTGATCTCGACGCTCGATGAGAAGGGCGTTCCGACCATGGTGGATCGTGCTTTCGTCGTGCCGCCGGCCGGACATATCGGGCCGATCACGCCCGAACAGCGTCAACAATTGATCGCAAATTCGCTTGTTGCCGGTGTCTATGAAAACGCTGTCGACCGGGAATCCGCGTACGAACTGCTGCAGGTCAAAGCCGAGGCACGCGCCGCCGAACAGCAGCAGCTTGCCGAAGCCGAGGCCGCCGCGAAGGAAGCGGAAAAGGCAGCAAAGGACGAAGAGCGGGCAGCGAAGAGCAGCAGCCGTAATGATTCGCTCATCGAATCGGTAACGAAAAGCGTAGCCCGCTCCGCCAGCAGCTCGATCGGCCGCCAGATCGGCAACAGCATCGTTCGCGGTGTGCTGGGCAGCATCTTCGGCGGTAAGAGCAAGAAAAGCTGGTTTTAG
- a CDS encoding succinate dehydrogenase/fumarate reductase iron-sulfur subunit: MAQATFSIRRGGRETAEMVDYRTDVTEGMVVLDAVHQIQAESAPDLACRWNCKAGKCGSCSAEINGMPKLMCMTRLDTIPLDEPVTIEPMRAFPPVKDLITDVSWNYEVKKRIKKFKPRKPDAEDGTWRMQQEDIDRVQEFRKCIECYLCQDVCHVLRDHEKHQEFIGPRFLVYTAALEMHPLDTENRTEDLKELFGIGYCNITKCCTKVCPEHITITDNAIIPLKERVVDEHYDPIGKLVKLFRKK; this comes from the coding sequence ATGGCACAAGCAACATTTAGTATCAGACGTGGTGGGCGTGAGACGGCGGAGATGGTCGATTATCGGACCGATGTGACCGAGGGAATGGTTGTGCTTGATGCGGTGCATCAGATACAGGCTGAGTCGGCACCGGATCTGGCTTGCCGTTGGAACTGTAAAGCCGGCAAGTGCGGTTCGTGCTCGGCTGAGATCAACGGCATGCCGAAGCTGATGTGCATGACGAGGCTCGATACTATTCCGCTCGACGAGCCCGTGACCATCGAACCAATGCGAGCCTTTCCGCCGGTCAAGGATCTGATCACCGACGTAAGTTGGAATTACGAGGTCAAAAAACGCATCAAGAAATTCAAACCCCGTAAACCAGACGCCGAGGACGGAACATGGCGAATGCAGCAGGAAGATATCGACCGCGTGCAGGAATTCCGTAAATGCATCGAGTGCTACCTATGTCAGGACGTCTGCCACGTGCTTCGCGATCATGAAAAGCACCAGGAATTCATTGGCCCGCGATTTCTGGTCTATACGGCTGCATTAGAGATGCACCCGCTCGATACGGAGAACCGAACCGAGGATCTAAAGGAACTATTCGGCATCGGCTACTGCAACATCACTAAATGCTGCACTAAGGTTTGCCCGGAGCATATTACGATCACCGATAACGCTATCATTCCACTCAAGGAACGCGTGGTTGACGAACATTACGATCCGATCGGAAAACTGGTAAAATTGTTTAGAAAGAAGTAG